In a genomic window of Erigeron canadensis isolate Cc75 chromosome 5, C_canadensis_v1, whole genome shotgun sequence:
- the LOC122599918 gene encoding probable plastid-lipid-associated protein 8, chloroplastic → MASLLPSFSMVSFSSHNLKPSVVTSLNLLPLNTRPQCPPAAIYYNNKNVGALRNVITCSSMSAPAQQVPASPSQLRPDELAASIFSKVMQTDRGATLTREQHLQVAELTGELSKYCIDSPVTCPLIFGDWDVVYCSNPTSPGGGFRSGLGRIVFRTKEMIQVVEAPDTVRNKVSFSALGFIDGEVSLKGKLIVLDEKWIKVVFEPPELKLGSVEFQFGGESEVQLEITYIDEKLRLGKGSRGSVFVFQRRK, encoded by the exons ATGGCTTCTCTTCTTCCATCTTTCTCTATGGTTTCATTTTCATCCCACAATCTTAAACCATCAGTAGTGACTTCACTTAATTTACTGCCACTAAACACTAGACCACAATGCCCTCCTGCTgcaatttattataataataaaaatgttggAGCTCTTCGCAATGTTATCACTTGTTCATCTATGTCAGCTCCTGCACAGCAAGTACCGGCCTCGCCATCACAGCTCCGCCCTGATGAGCTTGCTGCTTCCATTTTCTCCAAG GTTATGCAAACAGATCGAGGAGCAACATTGACACGGGAACAACATCTTCAAGTAGCTGAATTGACTGGTGAATTGAGTAAATATTGTATCGATTCACCTGTAACTTGCCCTCTTATTTTTGGAG ACTGGGATGTGGTGTATTGCTCAAATCCTACATCGCCTGGTGGGGGTTTCAGGAGTGGACTTGGCCGCATTGTTTTTAGAACAAAGGAAATGATTCAAGTTGTTGAGGCTCCTGATACTGTAAGAAACAAAGTATCCTTCTCTGCTCTTGGTTTCATTGACGGAGAAGTCTCTTTGAAAG GCAAACTGATAGTTCTAGACGAGAAATGGATTAAGGTGGTGTTTGAGCCACCTGAACTTAAGCTTGGATCGGTAGAGTTTCAGTTTGGTGGTGAAAGTGAGGTTCAGCTCGAGATTACATATATTGACGAAAAATTGAGGTTAGGGAAGGGTTCTAGAGGGTCGGTGTTTGTTTTCCAAAGGCGAAAATAG
- the LOC122600646 gene encoding senescence-specific cysteine protease SAG39-like — MGLPLCRSIILATLLVFGMWALQVTSRTLNDETMLQRHEEWMACYGRVYRDELEKEMRFKIFKENVAYVEAFNNAGNTAYKLSVNEFADQTNEEFKATRNGFKLPSTVRLGQTTPFRYEDVTAVPSSMDWRKKGAVTPIKNQGQCGSCWAFSTIAATEGITQITSGKLISLSEQELVDCDTSGEDQGCGGGYMDGGFTFIVQNKGINTEAAYPYKAVDATCNTKEEAIHAAKITGHEDVPVNSESALLKAVAMQPVSVAIDAGGVDFQLYSAGVFNGTCGTELDHGVTVVGYGTSDDGVKYWLVKNSWGTGWGEDGYIRMLRDIEPVEGMCGIAMMASYPTA; from the exons ATGGGTTTACCACTTTGTAGATCAATCATTCTGGCAACCTTGTTGGTTTTTGGGATGTGGGCACTTCAAGTCACATCTCGAACATTAAATGATGAGACCATGTTACAAAGGCATGAAGAATGGATGGCTTGTTATGGACGTGTATATAGAGATGAGTTGGAGAAAGAAATGCGCTTCAAGATATTCAAGGAGAATGTTGCATACGTAGAAGCTTTCAACAATGCCGGGAACACAGCTTACAAACTAAGTGTCAATGAATTTGCAGACCAAACGAATGAGGAGTTCAAGGCCACTCGTAATGGATTCAAGTTACCATCTACAGTAAGATTGGGTCAAACCACACCATTCAGGTACGAAGATGTGACTGCAGTTCCATCTAGTATGGACTGGAGGAAGAAAGGAGCTGTTACCCCAATCAAGAATCAAGGTCAATGTG GAAGCTGTTGGGCTTTTTCAACAATTGCTGCTACTGAAGGGATTACTCAAATCACCTCTGGAAAACTGATTTCACTATCCGAGCAAGAGTTGGTGGACTGTGACACGAGTGGTGAAGACCAGGGATGTGGAGGTGGCTACATGGACGGTGGATTCACATTTATCGTCCAAAACAAAGGCATCAACACTGAGGCTGCATATCCTTACAAGGCAGTAGATGCAACTTGCAATACAAAAGAGGAGGCTATTCATGCAGCAAAGATCACAGGACACGAGGATGTGCCAGTTAACAGTGAGTCAGCTTTGTTAAAGGCCGTGGCTATGCAGCCTGTTTCAGTGGCCATTGATGCTGGAGGGGTAGACTTCCAACTTTACTCGGCCGGTGTTTTCAATGGAACTTGCGGTACTGAATTAGACCATGGGGTTACTGTAGTTGGATATGGTACAAGTGATGATGGCGTCAAGTACTGGCTAGTAAAGAACTCGTGGGGCACGGGTTGGGGTGAAGATGGATACATTAGGATGCTGCGGGATATTGAACCTGTAGAAGGGATGTGCGGCATTGCTATGATGGCTTCTTATCCAACTGCTTAA